The Planctomycetia bacterium genome includes a window with the following:
- a CDS encoding DUF2309 domain-containing protein, translating to MSARESTAWAAQPDTTESAVSHELLRHAIEHASHLLPAQGPITVFIHHNTLHAFEDLPFDDAVKHGSQVFGCQPYLPEETYRTKLAQGRFELADIDAVLKAELGPRAEETVSRCCTRWELYRAMMTHALPTAPPAELRWFIAETEALERFRTDLPPGTRERYVQETRRWILRDFRNGSANHAAKQESPREHHIRQALSGLFEHFGAADVERWSDATWESFALQALWRVCRDGVHGVKTAHATPASPVRHRDLLLEASGVDADRLVHDVLIRFCAAFLDQGLSQWQLPERSQGLWASFLALYRPPGGPPDLWMRELPREIARWERDAVDPLSAIAESLDLLGIAEADWDAFVSAEFLALRGWAGMIHEVEIRADRVAHPIPEGSLIEYLAIRLLLVRLSVAHVAHETLGYAGSLRGLREFLRAKVAKHHAPSVEQRAFLVFQLAQLRGWLPAELNELGKSDWTALIGEIESFTSLDRRRLFHQAFERRYRTQTLDAISLHARQSAERVRNATFQVVCCLDEREESFRRHIEELLPSAETFGAAGFFNVPMYYRGAAAAHFVPHCPVIIRPQHWVIEDVAFSEEDRHRRRAMTRRALGAASHHVHVGSRTFVGGALLAVAGVVASIPLVARVLFPRLAARTRKLAGSFVRPPDHTQLVVERTSLAPGANEGEIGFSVDEMTNSAERLLRDIGLTSDFAPIVFLFGHGSSSVNNPHRSAYDCGACGGNAGGPNARAMAEILNDPRIRRRLAERGIEIAETTAFVGGLHNTCNDTITYYDLDRLAKARQKDYLAARTIIDAACERNAHERCRRFQSAPMTMDFPSAHRHVEARSEDLAQTRPECGHATNALCIVGRRSRTLGLYMDRRAFLTSYDPTQDDAEGTVLTRLMQAAVPVCGGINLEYYFSFVDPTGWGCGTKLPHNVTSLLGIMDGAASDLRTGLPWQMVEIHDPVRLLFIIETTPETMLGIMERHEGIGRTIRNGWVQLALLAPDSEQVLLFQNGRFEPYQPEKTELPRVPSSTDWYRGWREHLGYAQIAKPANDARPPQYAAFSERQESHSASSNGVHEPHLN from the coding sequence ATGAGTGCGCGCGAGAGCACCGCCTGGGCGGCGCAGCCCGACACGACGGAATCCGCCGTGTCCCACGAGTTGCTGCGACACGCAATTGAACACGCCTCGCATCTGTTGCCGGCGCAGGGACCGATCACGGTCTTCATTCACCACAACACGCTGCACGCCTTCGAAGACCTGCCGTTCGACGACGCGGTGAAGCACGGTTCGCAGGTCTTTGGCTGCCAACCTTACCTGCCGGAAGAGACGTATCGAACCAAGCTCGCCCAAGGCCGCTTCGAGTTGGCCGACATCGATGCGGTGTTGAAGGCGGAGTTGGGGCCGCGCGCGGAAGAGACCGTTTCGCGCTGCTGCACGCGTTGGGAACTCTACCGCGCCATGATGACTCACGCATTGCCGACCGCGCCACCGGCGGAACTGCGCTGGTTCATCGCGGAAACCGAGGCGCTCGAACGCTTTCGCACCGACCTCCCGCCCGGAACGCGCGAGCGGTACGTCCAAGAAACGCGCCGTTGGATTCTGCGCGACTTCCGCAACGGTTCGGCCAACCATGCCGCGAAACAAGAATCGCCCCGCGAACACCACATCCGCCAGGCGTTAAGCGGGCTGTTCGAACACTTTGGCGCCGCGGACGTGGAACGCTGGAGCGACGCCACGTGGGAATCGTTCGCGCTGCAAGCGCTGTGGCGCGTCTGCCGCGACGGCGTCCATGGCGTGAAGACCGCGCATGCCACGCCGGCTTCGCCAGTACGACATCGCGACCTGTTGCTGGAAGCCAGCGGCGTGGACGCCGATCGACTCGTGCATGACGTGTTGATTCGCTTCTGCGCGGCGTTTCTCGATCAAGGCCTGTCGCAATGGCAACTGCCGGAGCGATCCCAAGGACTTTGGGCGTCGTTTCTCGCCTTGTATCGCCCGCCGGGCGGGCCGCCCGACCTCTGGATGCGCGAGCTGCCGCGCGAGATTGCTCGCTGGGAACGCGACGCCGTCGACCCTTTGAGCGCCATCGCCGAGTCGTTGGATTTACTCGGCATCGCCGAAGCGGATTGGGACGCGTTCGTTTCCGCCGAGTTCCTGGCGCTGCGCGGCTGGGCCGGCATGATTCACGAAGTCGAAATCCGCGCCGACCGCGTCGCGCATCCGATTCCGGAAGGCTCGTTGATCGAGTATCTGGCGATCCGGCTGTTGCTGGTGCGACTGTCTGTCGCCCACGTGGCGCACGAAACGCTGGGATATGCCGGTTCGTTGCGCGGACTGCGCGAGTTTCTCCGCGCCAAAGTCGCAAAGCATCATGCCCCGTCGGTGGAACAACGGGCCTTTCTCGTCTTTCAGTTAGCGCAACTGCGCGGCTGGCTGCCGGCGGAATTGAACGAGTTAGGCAAATCGGACTGGACGGCCCTGATTGGCGAGATCGAGTCATTCACCTCGCTCGATCGTCGCCGCTTGTTCCATCAGGCCTTCGAGCGGCGCTATCGCACGCAGACGTTAGACGCCATCTCCTTGCACGCCCGACAGAGCGCCGAGCGCGTCCGCAACGCGACATTTCAAGTCGTCTGCTGCTTGGACGAACGCGAGGAATCGTTCCGCCGGCACATCGAAGAATTGTTGCCCAGCGCGGAGACCTTCGGAGCGGCCGGTTTCTTCAACGTGCCCATGTACTACCGCGGCGCGGCAGCTGCGCATTTCGTACCGCACTGCCCGGTGATTATTCGACCGCAGCACTGGGTCATCGAAGACGTGGCTTTCTCCGAAGAAGATCGGCATCGTCGCCGCGCCATGACGCGCCGGGCCCTCGGCGCGGCCTCGCACCATGTCCACGTCGGCAGCCGGACGTTTGTCGGCGGAGCGCTGCTGGCCGTAGCGGGGGTCGTCGCTTCAATCCCGCTGGTGGCCCGAGTGCTGTTTCCACGACTGGCAGCGCGCACGCGCAAGCTCGCCGGCAGCTTCGTGCGACCGCCCGACCATACGCAACTTGTCGTGGAACGCACCAGCTTGGCGCCCGGCGCAAACGAAGGTGAAATCGGCTTTAGCGTCGACGAGATGACCAACAGCGCCGAACGTCTGTTGCGCGACATCGGTCTCACGTCCGACTTCGCGCCGATCGTGTTCCTGTTCGGGCACGGTTCATCCAGCGTGAACAACCCGCATCGTTCGGCCTACGATTGCGGCGCCTGCGGCGGCAACGCCGGCGGGCCGAACGCCCGGGCCATGGCGGAAATCCTCAACGATCCGCGCATTCGCCGCAGGTTGGCGGAACGGGGCATCGAAATCGCCGAAACCACGGCTTTTGTCGGCGGGCTGCACAACACTTGCAACGACACGATCACGTATTACGATCTCGATCGTCTCGCGAAAGCGCGACAGAAGGATTACCTCGCCGCGCGGACGATTATCGACGCCGCCTGTGAACGCAATGCGCATGAACGTTGTCGGCGGTTCCAATCGGCGCCGATGACGATGGATTTCCCCTCTGCCCATCGCCACGTGGAGGCCCGCTCCGAGGATCTGGCGCAAACCCGACCAGAATGCGGCCATGCCACGAACGCGCTCTGCATCGTCGGACGCCGTTCGCGCACACTGGGACTCTACATGGATCGGCGGGCGTTTTTGACGTCCTACGACCCCACTCAGGACGACGCGGAGGGCACGGTCCTCACACGCTTAATGCAAGCCGCGGTGCCCGTTTGCGGCGGCATCAACCTCGAGTATTACTTCTCCTTCGTCGATCCCACCGGCTGGGGATGCGGCACCAAGTTGCCGCACAATGTCACGTCGCTGTTGGGAATCATGGACGGCGCCGCCAGCGACCTGCGCACCGGGCTGCCCTGGCAGATGGTCGAAATCCACGACCCCGTGCGGCTGCTGTTCATCATCGAAACCACGCCCGAGACGATGCTCGGGATCATGGAACGCCACGAAGGCATCGGCCGGACGATCCGCAACGGCTGGGTGCAATTGGCGCTTTTGGCGCCCGACTCCGAACAGGTGTTGTTGTTTCAGAACGGGCGTTTCGAGCCATATCAGCCGGAGAAGACGGAATTGCCCCGCGTGCCGTCCAGCACCGATTGGTATCGCGGCTGGCGCGAGCATCTGGGCTATGCTCAAATCGCGAAGCCCGCCAACGACGCGCGGCCGCCGCAATACGCGGCATTCTCCGAACGGCAGGAATCGCATTCCGCGTCGTCGAACGGCGTCCACGAACCCCACCTCAACTAG
- a CDS encoding proton-conducting transporter membrane subunit: protein MPRTELIMHTLGAITAGAPLLLTLVLGLAALTRRHLSESATGRLVQLCVVAGLLASLTMLGLMLVTGTRHVTIELGAWVAMDDYHFVLKLVFDRLSVPFAILSFLLCGTIGAFANSYLHREPGFHRFFVLYALFILGMVVASLSDTIETLFIGWELVGLSSALLVAFFQERPMPVYNGLRVWTVYRISDAALLLASVVLHHLHGHGDFDMLLGAEPWPFGQTALTSSQALLVGLLIVAAAAGKSALIPFSGWLPRAMEGPTPSSAIFYGALSVHLGAFLLLRFSPVLEASPIVCAVVVVLGLATALLAALASRVQSDIKSALSFASLTQVGIIVAEIGFGLRYIALVHILGHACLRTLQFLRASSVLQDYRVMEDAMGNALPRRATLWERALPMHARAWWYRFAFERGYLDAFLSDYVARPFLNVFRACDGWERRWTDLLAGQPSRESDQLRPSTTLE from the coding sequence ATGCCGCGAACAGAACTCATCATGCATACGCTCGGCGCGATCACCGCCGGAGCGCCATTATTGCTCACGCTGGTGCTCGGCCTGGCGGCCCTGACGCGGCGCCACTTGAGCGAATCCGCCACGGGGCGGCTCGTGCAGTTGTGCGTCGTCGCCGGCTTGTTGGCCTCGCTGACGATGTTGGGCCTGATGCTGGTCACGGGCACGCGGCACGTCACTATCGAACTAGGCGCCTGGGTCGCCATGGACGATTATCATTTCGTCCTCAAATTGGTCTTCGACCGACTGTCAGTGCCGTTTGCGATCCTTTCGTTCCTGCTGTGCGGAACGATCGGCGCATTCGCGAACAGTTATCTGCACCGCGAGCCCGGCTTTCATCGCTTCTTTGTGCTGTACGCGCTGTTTATTCTCGGCATGGTCGTCGCCTCGCTGTCGGACACGATCGAAACGCTGTTCATCGGCTGGGAGTTGGTCGGCCTTTCCTCCGCGCTGTTGGTGGCGTTCTTTCAGGAACGCCCGATGCCGGTGTACAACGGACTGCGCGTCTGGACGGTCTACCGCATCTCCGACGCCGCATTGTTGTTGGCGTCCGTCGTGTTGCATCACTTACACGGGCATGGCGACTTTGACATGCTGCTCGGCGCCGAACCCTGGCCGTTTGGGCAGACGGCGCTCACCAGTTCTCAAGCATTGCTCGTGGGATTACTAATCGTCGCCGCGGCGGCCGGCAAATCGGCGCTGATTCCTTTTTCGGGCTGGCTCCCGCGCGCCATGGAAGGGCCCACGCCCTCCAGCGCTATTTTTTATGGTGCGCTGTCGGTACATCTCGGCGCATTTTTGCTGCTCCGGTTCAGCCCAGTGCTCGAAGCCTCGCCGATCGTTTGCGCGGTAGTGGTCGTCCTCGGCTTGGCGACAGCGCTCTTGGCTGCGCTGGCCAGCCGCGTGCAAAGTGATATCAAGAGCGCGCTTTCCTTCGCATCACTAACGCAGGTCGGCATCATCGTCGCGGAAATTGGCTTCGGACTTCGCTACATCGCGCTCGTCCACATTCTCGGTCATGCCTGCCTGCGAACCCTGCAATTTCTGCGGGCTTCCTCGGTGCTGCAAGACTACCGAGTCATGGAAGATGCGATGGGAAATGCCTTGCCGCGCCGCGCGACCCTTTGGGAACGCGCTTTGCCGATGCACGCCCGGGCGTGGTGGTATCGCTTCGCCTTCGAGCGCGGCTATCTCGACGCGTTCCTGAGCGACTACGTAGCGCGCCCTTTTCTGAACGTGTTTCGCGCTTGCGACGGCTGGGAGCGGCGCTGGACCGATCTCCTGGCCGGCCAACCGTCGCGCGAATCCGATCAACTCCGTCCCTCGACGACGCTGGAATAA